The proteins below come from a single Euleptes europaea isolate rEulEur1 chromosome 5, rEulEur1.hap1, whole genome shotgun sequence genomic window:
- the FAM241B gene encoding protein FAM241B, whose translation MVRILANGDIVQDDDPRVRQNTQNSSRLGFFNTMTNASSSPHQRFQQQSQHQGARPGERSPFADLNHQLVNMGFPTWNLGSHVVQPLMSILLLFLLLMFGIRGLLLVGLIYIVSHLSQR comes from the exons ATGGTGAGGATTTTGGCCAATGGAGACATTGTACAAGATGATGATCCTCGAGTCAGGCAGAACACTCAGAACTCATCCAGGCTG ggGTTTTTCAACACAATGACTAATGCGAGCTCCAGCCCGCACCAGCGCTTCCAGCAACAGTCTCAGCACCAGGGGGCCAGGCCAGGGGAGCGGTCGCCATTTGCAGACCTAAACCACCAGCTGGTGAACATGGGCTTCCCCACCTGGAACCTCGGCAGTCACGTGGTGCAGCCCTTGATGTCCATCCTGTTGCTGTTCCTGCTCCTGATGTTTGGGATCCGTGGCCTCCTCCTGGTTGGTCTCATCTACATCGTGTCCCACTTGAGCCAGCGATGA